The genome window AACAAACAATAATTCACGAACTAAAATCTGCTATATTTACAATAAAACATATATGTCTTTATAATATATTCAGTCTAAATTACGAATTTAGACTCCTAAGATAACTTTGAACTGAAATTGCATATAAAACAGAGTCTTATactgaaattcagaatttaaaATGGTAAAATAAGCTATATTGGGCCTCTGAAAGTAGCCTAGGCGGCCTGCCAGGCGAGCCAGGCAGCGGCCAGAAGGCCTGCACGCCGGCCCAGCCTAGCtgaccggcccaggcggcccaacagaGGCTACAAAGCCCATTATAAATGGGAGCGGTTAGGGTTTGCCAAACCCTAACCGCCCCAGCCGCCGCCAGCCACTGGCCTCCAGGCCGCCGCCGCCTGGGCCACGCGCCTCGCCGAGCCTCAGGGCCGCGCGCGCCCCGGCCGGAGTCGCCAGGCGACCGCGCGTTTGGTCTCCACGCGGAGTCCGCCTGCCCTTCGCAAGCGTCGAGCGCCGCGCGTCGCCATGGTGGCCGCGACGAGCCGTCTGACCGGAGCCGCTGCTCCTCGTGCCGGTCGCGCCGAGCGCGCGTGGAGGAGCCACGCCGAGCGCGCCTGGTGGCCGCGCCGAGCGCCTGCCTGGTGGCCGCGCCGAGCGCGCTGTCGGGCCGCGCCGAGCGCCCGCCTGGTGGTCGCGCCGAGCGCGCTGTCGGGCCGCGCCGAGCGCCTGGAGCGCGCCTTCGCCGGGGTCTGCTGCTCTGGAGGGAGCCGCGACCGAGGCTGGGGCCCGCTGGCCCGCTTGCCGAGCGTACCCGGGCCAGGGCAGGTCCGGCCGTGCCGAGCCGCCTGACCGGAGCCATCCGTGGCCGGGTCGTACGACCGCGCCTACACCGGAGCATTCTTCCACGCCGAGCACCAGGGCGTGTACGCCTGGCCGGCCAGCCGAGTGTCGCGCCGAGCGCCGGCCCTGATGCACAGAGCGCCGGCCGTGCTCCGCAGAGCGCGCTCGCGCCGGGGTTTGCCGCGCCACTCCCCACCCCTCCCCCCAAACGGCCGACGTGGCGGCCGGATCGAGGGCCATTAGGCCCTCCGATTGGAGGAGGAAGATGGGGCCACCCCATTTGGGTGAtggaaggtgaagatgatgcgacCTCTCGGGGCATCAACTGCGCGAGCAGGCTGCCCACGACGGGCAGCGATGGTCCCGACGACCACAGGCACTGGTGGAGATGGCGAACGACGAGCAACTGCCGCTGCAGTGGGCGAAGGCGGTGGTGGTGCCTCCAAATCGACATCCATTGGGGCCGATGCAGACGATCCTGCGTCAAACACCGGCGCCGGTGGCGACGGGGATGCAGTGGGGAGTCCACACTCCACCACCGGCAGCGGAACCACCGCTGTCCATCCATGGAGAAcgcagaagtgcacattttgcacttgCACACGGCGTTCATGGATCTCGTGCACCGGTGGGAGTGCAGTGGCTTGCCCAACGGTGAACGCTTCCAACATCGCATCATCAACAatatgaagaacttcgcgcatacgTCGTATGCGCATGGAAACGGTATGCTCCATACCTTGCTGTTGATGTGTAGATCGATCTTGCTGTTCTTGTCAAGAACAGTGTGTTCTTCTTCTTTCTCTTCTCTGATTTCTCCTTGAGACAGTGTTGATAACGTGTTGTGTTCTTTTGCAGTGCTCAGTGGCAAATGGAGAAAGCAACAGAGAGAGGGACAAATGATTGAGACCATTTCTTTATTGCAGAGATAGTTATATATAGTACAGTACACAGGGTCCCCAAAGGGTGCGACCCATAGGCAATAACTGTCACCCCGGTTGGGATTGATCACATGTGAAACTTTTGTAACACTTTTTACCAAATGACTTAAAAAGTCTGCAGTAGAGCTTTCCTTCCGGTGTGGTGGTGCCATGCGAAAACACACCGTAAAACACACCGTCCACGGACGATGGGTACGGCACGTTCCCGTTGCAGATCTGACAGATCCTCCGCCACGCGCCGACCCGAGCGAGGGCAAAGCCAAAAACGCGCCAGCCGTCCATTGGCTGGCCGTCGCGGGATACGGCGGCAAGCACGTCCAGCTCAGCCCACGACCACGACCCCTTTCTCCCTCCGCCCCCGCCTCCACGGTCGGCGCGCCCATTCCCGTCTCCTCCCTCCTCCCCACCCCACCCCACCCCATCCCACCTCGGATCTGCTGCCTCCACCGTTTCAATCCACATGCGAGCGGAAATCGAGCGGGCGAATTGAATCCCGTCCCGTTCGGGCTCGGCCAGCGAGCGAGCGGCGTCCGGCCGGCTGGGCATTGGTTCGTGCTCGCTCGATCGATCAGAAAATGGCGCATCGTGTGAACAACGAGTACGACTACCTCTTCAAGATCGTGCTCATCGGCGACTCCGGCGTCGGCAAGTCCAACATCCTCTCGCGATTCACGCGCAACGAGTTCTGCCTCGAGTCCAAGTCCACCATCGGCGTCGAGTTCGCTACCCGCAACCTGCAGGTACCCCCATACATACACCTCAACAACCCCGATCTGATCGCGCCCCAATGTGCCCCATGCGCGGCGTGGCCATTTGCCGCCGTGCATGGCGCGTCTGTTTTCTGATTTTGAGATCTTGTCAGAACGAGACATCAATCATCTTAAAAAATGAGGCAACGAGAGATTAATAGATGAACGGTCTCTATTTATGTTTTGACTCTGGAGATCTATGTGGTTGTTCGTAATATGCTTGAGGACAATGCAACCTGTTTAGTTCGCATGACGCCACGAGGGAGGATTAGAATGCTGTAAGACATGTTTAGCTCACCTAAGCCAGCGATATCGTTTTCAGCCTCAGGAGAGCCAATTTAGGCATTTAGCTCACCTAAGCCAGTAGGAAGAATCTAGCCCGCATTAAAATCAAGGCCAGATAAGTAGCTATACATCCAAACATACCTATAGTTACTACAATTCCTAACTCAGCTAGGCTATATAGTCGTGGACAAAGAATTCAAACATACCTGTCACAGTAAAAttggaaaaagaaaaacagaCATACCCCTTCCGCCCCAAAAGAATGCGCATATTGTCTTTCAATAGCCAGTCTCAGTTTTGACATATTTTATAAAGAAAAAACTAGTATCTATTTTATCTCATAAAAAATTATTATGAACATATACTCCACAATTAATCTAGCTATATAAAACTTATTTATGCATCATGAATGCTAGTAACTTTTGTAAATATTTAGTCAGACTTGAGATTGATGACATTCAGAAAGAAAGAATTGTATTATTATTTTTGGGACTGAGGTATAGTCATATACATTCCCAGTTATTTATACTTCATTTCTACGTGCACTGGAAGTTTTCGCTGTCACAGATACTTTATCTAGATTCATATATAGAAAATAATAAAAGAATGACGAAGGTCGCATCGTAGTTAGAGGGTGAGAGGAGATCTGAAGCCATTCTTTTGAATGTATATGATGAAGATATCCTCTGAAAATCTTTAGTTGTATCCTTTGTTTAGTTTAATTTGGCTTTTCAACGTGTTTATTGCTTGGTTGAAAACTGCTGTCATGAGGTTTTATAATGATAGGGAGTTTTCTTTTCCTTGGTTCTCTTTACTGATTATATGGCTAGGTAGCTTAAGCTCATGGTAGGTTGCTTTGCCTATTTCTCACAGAACAAGCTCTGGACTGGGCACTCCATTTACCCTTTTCCAGTTAATCTCCTGATGTCCAGGACATACAATACAAAAATATCACTGTCCACACCGTCATTGTGCATCTAGAGTTGGAATTCCTTCCTTACTGATGGTGTTGTTTGGCTTCTGAAGCTACTCGTGTTATGGATGATCTCAGCAGAAGTTCCTTTTTTCTCTTTTATTTGAGGCAGATAGACGGGAAGACTGTCAAGGCACAGATATGGGACACGGCAGGGCAGGAGAGGTACCGCGCCATCACCAGCGCCTACTACAGGGGCGCGGTCGGAGCGCTTCTAGTCTAcgacatcacaaagaagcaaagctTCGACAGCGTCCAGAGGTGGCTCCGAGAGCTCCGGGGTCACGCAGACGCGAACATCGTCGTTATGATGGTCGGCAACAAGTCGGACCTGAACCACCTCAGATCGGTCCCCGAGGAAGACGGCCGTGCGTTTTCGGAGAAGGAAGGCCTGTCCTTCCTGGAGACCTCTGCCCT of Zea mays cultivar B73 chromosome 8, Zm-B73-REFERENCE-NAM-5.0, whole genome shotgun sequence contains these proteins:
- the LOC100280532 gene encoding Ras-related protein Rab11C (The RefSeq protein has 1 substitution compared to this genomic sequence); amino-acid sequence: MAHRVNNEYDYLFKIVLIGDSGVGKSNIPSRFTRNEFCLESKSTIGVEFATRNLQIDGKTVKAQIWDTAGQERYRAITSAYYRGAVGALLVYDITKKQSFDSVQRWLRELRGHADANIVVMMVGNKSDLNHLRSVPEEDGRAFSEKEGLSFLETSALEAINVEKAFHTILSEIHQTVSKKALAAQASASTNGRSMQGTTINVAESSTVTKGSCCSS